ccataaccaaattttaatatcCTTTACCTAACGAAAAAAACTACCTCCAATGTCCTTTGAGCGTTATCACTTATTTTGgctgtttatttgtttaaatgttgAATAATCGCCTTatgattattttgtatttacttacttacttatcctCTACGTGCCATTGGGCACTCAAGGCCTCTAGCATATccctccaacgcctcctgtctctagcaatagatcttgcttcctcccagccagatattctacattcttttaattcgccCAAAAACATGCATTGGATGGTAAGTCTGGGTCTTCCTCTTGTTCTTTTACCATCAGGGGCCCATGTAAGCGCaacagatgtaattttttctttgggcatTCTAAGGATATGTCCGAGCCAGCTCcatcttcgttttttaatttcatcttctattgtttttattttagctttctttaatagattttggCTTGATACTTTGTAaggccagaaaattttaaaaataaatcttaaacatttgttttgaaaggtttctaatttttgtatttcgatcTTAGTCTGTTTCCAGGTTTCTGCGCCATATAATAGTACTGCTCTAACAATAGCTTtgtaaacaactatttttgtctttatttcaatatttgactctctccaaaatttatgtaatcccTTAAAACATGTTCTTGCTTTGATTATTCTCTGTCTAATATCTTCGCTACTTCCACCTTTTTTATCTACAATAGAACCTAAATAGCTAAATGATTCTATGTCATCTATTTCgtgattttcgattttaattttgtcatttttcttttgatttattctcaTTACTTTAGTTTTCTTCTTGTTCATGAATAAACCTAcactatttgaatatttgttgaatttgtcTGTTTTAAGNNNNNNNNNNNNNNNNNNNNNNNNNNNNNNNNNNNNNNNNNNNNNNNNNNNNNNNNNNNNNNNNNNNNNNNNNNNNNNNNNNNNNNNNNNNNNNNNNNNNNNNNNNNNNNNNNNNNNNNNNNNNNNNNNNNNNNNNNNNNNNNNNNNNNNNNNNNNNNNNNNNNNNNNNNNNNNNNNNNNNNNNNNNNNNNNNNNNNNNNNNNNNNNNNNNNNNNNNNNNNNNNNNNNNNNNNNNNNNNNNNNNNNNNNNNNNNNNNNNNNNNNNNNNNNNNNNNNNNNNNNNNNNNNNNNNNNNNNNNNNNNNNNNNNNNNNNNNNNNNNNNNNNNNNNNNNNNNNNNNNNNNNNNNNNNNNNNNNNNNNNNNNNNNNNNNNNNNNNNNNNNNNNNNNNNNNNNNNNNNNNNNNNNNNNNNNNNNNNNNNNNNNNNNNNNNNNNNNNNNNNNNNNNNNNNNNNNNNNNNNNNNNNNNNNNNNNNNNNNNNNNNNNNNNNNNNNNNNNNNNNNNNNNNNNNNNNNNNNNNNNNNNNNNNNNNNNNNNNNNNNNNNNNNNNNNNNNNNNNNNNNNNNNNNNNNNNNNNNNNNNNNNNNNNNNNNNNNNNNNNNNNNNNNNNNNNNNNNNNNNNNNNNNNNNNNNNNNNNNNNNNNNNNNNNNNNNNNNNNNNNNNNNNNNNNNNNNNNNNNNNNNNNNNNNNNNNNNNNNNNNNNNNNNNNNNNNNNNNNNNNNNNNNNNNNNNNNNNNNNNNNNNNNNNNNNNNNNNNNNNNNNNNNNNNNNNNNNNNNNNNNNNNNNNNNNNNNNNNNNNNNNNNNNNNNNNNNNNNNNNNNNNNNNNNNNNNNNNNNNNNNNNNNNNNNNNNNNNNNNNNNNNNNNNNNNNNNNNNNNNNNNNNNNNNNNNNNNNNNNNNNNNNNNNNNNNNNNNNNNNNNNNNNNNNNNNNNNNNNNNNNNNNNNNNNNNNNNNNNNNNNNNNNNNNNNNNNNNNNNNNNNNNNNNNNNNNNNNNNNNNNNNNNNNNNNNNNNNNNNNNNNNNNNNNNNNNNNNNNNNNNNNNNNNNNNNNNNNNNNNNNNNNNNNNNNNNNNNNNNNNNNNNNNNNNNNNNNNNNNNNNNNNNNNNNNNNNNNNNNNNNNNNNNNNNNNNNNNNNNNNNNNNNNNNNNNNNNNNNNNNNNNNNNNNNNNNNNNNNNNNNNNNNNNNNNNNNNNNNNNNNNNNNNNNNNNNNNNNNNNNNNNNNNNNNNNNNNNNNNNNNNNNNNNNNNNNNNNNNNNNNNNNNNNNNNNNNNNNNNNNNNNNNNNNNNNNNNNNNNNNNNNNNNNNNNNNNNNNNNNNNNNNNNNNNNNNNNNNNNNNNNNNNNNNNNNNNNNNNNNNNNNNNNNNNNNNNNNNNNNNNNNNNNNNNNNNNNNNNNNNNNNNNNNNNNNNNNNNNNNNNNNNNNNNNNNNNNNNNNNNNNNNNNNNNNNNNNNNNNNNNNNNNNNNNNNNNNNNNNNNNNNNNNNNNNNNNNNNNNNNNNNNNNNNNNNNNNNNNNNNNNNNNNNgtagtattttttattttcaaatttagtggataacaattgtaaaaaatgagtgaaaacaatccaacggacaatgcgacggatttaaggttatgtcaaggtacgtattttgtgaatatcaattgattgttaggttttctcttctctAATTGCCATTTCGAATGCAGCCATgagggatattaaattatttattgcaaaatcgtTTTTGCCACTATCCATTGCAGATCCACAAGCTCTGGCAGACGTTACTGgtgaagaaattaattattgtgagATGGTctgtgatccttgcaggagattttaatgtgaatttctcgttacctgaagctgaaacattattgaccttccttaaagacaaatttggattggaaatgataaatggtaggaatgatccaacaaccaaaggggtaactaccattgatgcagtttttgcaagaaatattgaagaaatagaactcaaacatttcgtatcttactttagttatcataatcccattgtaaatgttatagatttggatatttctccactcgaaaatgataattaaaagatgcgatcaattgtgaattgtaagcattgttaataaagtttatcttaaagaaacaatatgatttcactaaaaatcaattttctaccccttcctattttcatttccacattacgaagttttacttcttccgcgcggagggactccacgcactatttttttttacttgttttccTTCCTGTTATCAAAATTACTTGTTTGTTAGACAACAACACCTAGCATTATGCGCTTGATAGCTTTTTTTATAGTGATGCTCATACTTATTCTCATTCTATGTTTAAacttgtaatatatatatataaccttcCTTATTGAGAAGTATTcagttaaactatttattaactgAGCAGTTTATCGAGAATGAACAGTTACGAATAAATGCGTCATCAACACACATTCCAGCTGCATTTCAAGTTATATCGGATGCTAGTGGAATAAATCTATTTTCAGTTAATTGATCTAAGTAATTTCTAAtatgagaatttaaatttagtgtaTCAAAATTAATGTCATAAATTATTAGCACATATTTACGATTCGAATGATTCAAAATaacactgaattttaaaataaataaatcgataGTGTATTTtgcttttcgtttttaaattccaatatcCAACAACCGCTGCCCTTAAATTTGTCACGCTTTTgttcaaagatttttaaatttctcatataTCTAGTTCTTCgtttgttaaaagtttaaatattttcatattctaattttaagtaatttaaaaaaagttattatcgAGTTATGATATTGTACAATGCATACTTTTAACAGCGAAACAgcttaatcaaattattaaaactgttaaaattaattttaacgttCCCCCCCCCCCGAATTCCTGGCTCCTATAGTGGAACAAAATGGATCAGAACATGTAATTTTTGAACTCTTATcgaattttaattcctttattttcattaatttaaaatttaattgctcaATATAAAAAGGCTAAATTACAAGTTGTTCAAGATAAAAGAAGTTTTGAATTATCATATGTTTAATTCATTTCTCTGTTGAATAATTGGTATTTTTAACTCCGAAATTTCCACttagaaagatttttataggtaattgttttaaaagtgagCAAATATGAGCATTTTTCagttccttattttattttataaccgtcgttgaacagcctaccctacattgggtttacgactactaatgttcaactccatagcttgtaactttgaacccaatccagaagacaagggaagtcCTAGATCAAGTTTTGAGAGAAATTCGTCTTCGTGGAGgtctttttggtggaactaatcCTCATTTGCgtgacatggagaggaaaaccacaaaaacgtCCCCctggttagcttgacggcagggagactgtaacccatgatctgtctatcaCTGagagatattttaagtcagcacagGTCGAGCCGGATTCAGAATGtggaatatttgaaattacttgaatctaaattatacattttactctaaaaatactcaaaataaattaataagttctatgttttaataatgacaacAAAGCAAAGTTaggtgataaaaataaatatgtattctgATTGCTTTTTTGTTAGATTGCACCTGAATGTAAGAGCGAACAAGGCACCATAAATTTCcggattaaaatttattaaaatacggAATTAAGACAaatcactgaaaataaataagaattattgtaaaattattactacTTACCTGTGTAAAATCTCCGAGGAAGAATCCAGTAGACATTCCAGTATTTAAAGTGCATAGTATCAAAAGTGCTGAATCGATATTCTTTGAAAATTCATAAGTAGCTAATAATCGTTGCAACGAAAAACGTATATTTGTTCTCTTAGCGTCTAAGTTGTCTAGAAGGAAGAATacgaatataaatgaaatgacaGCCAGCAAAGTACAAACAGAAAagtatatatatcttttttcatCCTCCAAATCTGCTAGTGTTTCATTTATGCATATCAGTCCTCCTTGGCAAAACTTGGTACCGCAATTGCAAGTAAAATTGTAGCTATCGTCAATAAAATCATATCCCCCAATAATGAAGAATGATATCAAGTTGCTCCAAAAAATGGTAGATAGAAACGCCATGCCAAAAATACCAAATACTCGAGAAGTAATAgcttctatatatatttttttacatgctaAAGCTAAATCTGGATCCTTCTTAGCGTCGACATTCTTAATATCTTTTGTATTGGTATCGTGAATGTTATCATCAGAGCTATCTTTCAATTCCATTTCCTTAAAAGTAACATTCACATCActctttgctttctttttttcatcgaAATCTAAGCTTTGTTCGAAAGTTGATATCTCTGCAGCCTGCCTATTTTCATCTAAAGATTGCCTTTGTGTAAAAGAATATCTCTGGTCTTTGTgaacagaatttattttcattatgggTATTGCACTGGAACGGCGAGCTGTCAACTGCTCTTCGTTGGTAAAAGAATTCCTCCGCAGAGATAGGGTAAGCGCACTTTGTCGTCTAATATTGGCTACGTTAACGTCAGAATACGTTCTTTTACGACCAGTTATATACACAAAAGCCGCTGGCAATGCGCAGTCGTTCTCACTACACGCATCATCGTCTTCAATATCGTCTGCTAATACTCCGattattgaatcaaaatttgGCAACAGCTTAGGTAATTCTTTTTCCAAGTCTTCCTCAGAATACATGCATTCTGCCAACATTATGGATAGATCATTTAAATAAGTTGCCGATGAACTCCATAACAAGGAGACACCAATGCCGTTTAGAATTGATGTTGGTATCAATACTTCCCAGTGTGGGTAAAAGTTTGCTAAAATGTATGGTATGTACAATATTATGGACACAGAAAATATGGTTTTGCTACCAAATctctttatgaaatattctggTATAAGGAGAGAACATATTGAGGTAACTGCTAATATTATGGCCTGTGAGGCAACTCCAATTCCTTCCTGTTTGTTAATTGTGCTTTGTAAAAATTGAACTCCAGTGTATGatagaaataatatgaaaacaCCAATGCAAACAACTATGATGTTTTTGACCATTCGGAATTTGCTCATTTTGATTTTCGAGGAATTTGACTTCATCGTTGTAGGTTCTGTTCTTTCAACAACTTCATAAACCATTGTGGAAGATCTGGGGTGTTGCCTTTTCACTAAGAATATcacctaaaataaaaagtaatgattttaatCAGGGTTGATGAAGCTTCTCgcattaatttctgaaaatatattaagtcaCGCAATGGATTATGTCAAGAAAGCGTAACTTTTCAGTGATTTCTTTCCAGATTTGGCGGCAAGAAGTTCCTCTTGATATATGCTCAAAGATTATGACTAATGTAATTCGAAATTTCCATTAATTgcgaaatataattgaaaaagattCCAAGTGACGACTTTTTCTCTCTCATTTTATTACCGACGTTGAATAGCCTCAGTAGTCTTATAAATTTGAACCCAGCCCAGAAGACACGAGAAATTCcgaatcaagcattgggataaaCTAGACTTCGTACAGGACTTTTGAACCCAAAATCACGTCACCGTTAGCTTGAAAGTAAGGGAGTTCTGACCCATGGTCCTCCTACATGAAgttgtaacttaattaattttatactgaagctaataaaatatctatgaaCCTTTGTTGTTTCCTAACAGCTATATCAAACGGTGCTTctgtttgcttaaaaaaagcacaccggacaaaaaattagtcacccttagagaaatcatgaaaaacatCATTCAACAACGTGTAACGCAGTCTCTGGATTTGATATTTGCCTATATTTGGTTCGAAAGTGAGTCCACAAGATTTTGCAGGTGCATCGAATCCAGTGTAAGCCACGCACTGAGGATTTGATTGCACAAATCCACCAATTAGCGAGGATGCTGATTTCGGCGTTTTACCCGTTGTTCCAACATGTAccacaaatttttaatggagTTCAAGTCAGGTGATTTTGCATGCCAGTCGAGATGTAATTGAGTGCCTAAGTGTTCATAAAGCCAGTCACATATTCTTCCAGCCCGATGAACTTTGCTGTTGTCATCTTGAAAAATAGGAATATCGACAACATACTCTTCATGAAGATGTTGACTGAAAGGCTACACCTGATCATctagaatgttaaaaaaacatgttggtTCATGTTAGAGGCCACCTCAGTGAGGAGGCCCAatccataataagaaaaacatccCCAAAACATGACAAACCTACTTCCGGCTTGAACCTGACCTTACACACAGTCAGGATGAAATGCTTCACCTGATCTTCGGTACACTCGACGACGTGCGTCATTTGAATAAAGGCAAAAATGAGATTCTTCAGACCATATTACATTCCGTCAGTCCGCAGCTGCCCACGTTCTCTGATCTCTAGCCCACTACAGCCGCACAGCTTTATGCGTCTGTGTGAGGAATGGCCTCTTACGAGGTGTTCGACTCCAAATGTTCATTGCATGCAGCTCCCGTTGCAATGTTCCCTCACTAACAGGTTGGGACGGACCTGCATTTACTAACTGACGCAATTCCTGTCGGGTTTGGTAGCGACTTTGATTGACAACTCGTGAAACGCGTCTCCGATCCGTTTCATGCAGGATCTTTTTCCGACCACAATTCTGACGTCGTCTTTCGTGACCACGTATATTATACCACTGCTTGTAGAAATGTTAAACAGCCCGCATCGAAACACCAACAAATCCAACAACTTCATTCACCGTATGACCATGGGCACGGCCAAACACAACTGCCCCTTTTTGCCACTCTATCATATCCTTACACTTACCCATATTTACACACAATTTCcgcttcaaacaaaaatatctcagTGATATCGACTTGCATTTGATCACGTTGAAGCAGTGCGTACACAGTTGAGCACGTCACTTGACCACTGCGTCATCTAACGAAACTTAACGATTCATCGGTGCTTGTTCACTAGGGTGACTAATTTTTGTCCGGTGAGCTTACATGAAATGTAAGAAgacaattatcttttttaatatttatagaaacacGTGACTAAAGCATAAATAAGATGGCTACTTACTTAATATTCTAAAGGCATAAATAGATGCTCCTCTGAACTCTAAAAGAATTTCTTAAGGTAGATAGCGAGAAAAGTTAACATCTCTTAGTACATATGGCAGTATAGAATGTGATACCGAAtgcataatattaaatgaagctgcaaaaaattacatttcataaatatctatgtattttaaaaaactaacagttaaaattattacgcatattacattaaagaaattcaaaGGTAAAGATACTTTTAGCTTAATTGAAAAAGATTAGTATTTATGTATATGTTGAACAATTTTATCACCAGTTTTGCTCATTTAATAGATAGGGTCAAGCACTTAAATTCATTCTggagcatatttttattatttataatgtcaGAGGAGATTGACGTAGGTTTAAAATAGCACAACTCAAGAGAACaaggatataaaaatttaaaagagactCATTCTACACCTTGCTTCCCAGTATCGGTCAGCGATATTTGCTCCACTGAGAGCACTGCAAAAGAGAAAATGGTGGCCATGAATTACAAAGTGGCCTCGACATATAGAGCAATATGGATCGGAAGCCAGCTTGAATCTGTGTAAGTACGCGACAAGAGAGTCCTGTTCTATAAAAAGCCGGGACTGAGCAAAGACCTCGTGGCGCGGCCATTCGGGAATGCTATTTATCTCAAAATCCTTCCACTTTTTGTTAGAATTCCTTTCCCTTCCTTAGAAtctcttttccttttattagaatatttttctttttctttccttcatttAGATagcaataaacaaattttttaaataaacaggaggctttaataaataaattatcgaaTTGGGACTGTTCAAATATTAGGTTTGAACACGGTAGATAATTCTTTAAGCCAATAGCTAGCACCATTTACATAAATCCAGATATTTCTGCTACTCAAATGCAACAAAGTGAAGAATTTCTATACTGTAATTGTTGTTGTCTTATGTCACTTGTCAATactgaaaaatctattttaaggcAAAGGAGTGCGCTTCttcttgtttgaaattttttactaaatgtgtggtaatgaaaaacataattttgaaaaacagaatttccggAAAACCAAGTATGAACtatatgaattatataaacaatatgaattctATATGAAAAGGAAgttaccaaatgaattgtttaaataccatatatctGGGTTTTTAGTAtcagaaataaatgaatgatggctttttttataccagaaatttcattacaGTACAGTACAACTGTTTAGCAATTTAACTGGAATTCATACTTGATTTACTTTTCTCCATGCGTATAGGAAAGTTGAACTCGTTTTgctcatttttgaatttatgataCGAATACATGACGGTTAGTGTGAGGTATATATATANNNNNNNNNNNNNNNNNNNNNNNNNNNNNNNNNNNNNNNNNNNNNNNNNNNNNNNNNNNNATAATTTCAAAGTGTAAGGAAAACAATGGAAATATTACAGAGCAAtgaaagaaggggaaaaaataaaagaaaaataataataaatataacaagaaaccggggggaaaaaattctaaaaagaggacgaaaattttagaaaaatctggaaaataaaagatataatcttttcatcagcacacacgattatatccgcaaaaaagagtgctttctaatattgcatcaatatagccaaagcaaaatatatcaatacaatagtgtgaaaagcacttaaaatttcacaaaaaaattacaacaaataaaatagaacacaataagaaaaatatcacgtaaaaacagaaaataaaataaagaaaaaacagaataaaacatgaaataaaatctataaagcgagtagcgaattcaaatgaacttacataaacgaaaaatttttcaagaatgatttaaaatattatagataatgacataagcaaaaatttagggATGATTAATATATCCAATTATGAATGTCACCGTGaggaagagaaatattttgatttcgttgataaacatcataaacatattattactggtaacttgaatattatagaaaacttagaacttaggaatttaatgataaaaggcaCAAAATTTAGACCAATTTACCATAtgtcaatcaataaaattctaaaacactTTCTCAatgatctcaatagtttttgtttaaagatatcaaatagattctctttaCCTTTAGGTTTTCTAACAGAATGGAAATGGGgtgtttataattactttaaaaactttgttttcagtaataaggataatttaaataacaataacaattgaacaaatttttccaaaattatccAATCaattaacttcataaaaattttgtaattactcCCATTGATAAAGCtaacaaaaattatgcaatcttctgtaaaaatttctatgttGAACTTATAAATACggaattaaaaaacagtaaaaattttaaactttgtaatttaaataataatattatcattaaaaaaattttagctttatgtaagagattgaaaattaaaattagaaatatacaatttctttacttaattatcagtcctaaatttcatgaaattcccttaaaatttagaactatcACATGTGGACCTAATACTTATCTGGCATCATATTTTCTGGCATCATATTTTCTGACATCATATTttctaactacttaaataaaattattaacaatatttccaaAAGGTTTCtcttggattatcactaataatcaaccgattttagaattcttgaacattataaaattaattctattaattctatttccaggatcttttcaatagcattcccctttctaaactaaaagatgtccttttgaattattatactatgattttaaaaatatccattgttgtgattttgattattgggaaattctgattaatttttgtctttttagtaattatctttacaatggaagggatatttatcttcaaattgatggaataccacaagAATCTAATTATTCTtctctcttagctaacttatttttgcattattatgaaaaagttatactcttagtattaaatttgcttttagatttattgatgatttaattatctttaattttcaagatttcactattttattaaataatatttaacccTAGTAATTTATCTTGCTTcataatcatgatgataatattaatttcaattttttggatttgggtattataaaagaagaaaatatttgctttgctGATTTAtgcgataaaagaaatgattataattttaatataaataaactaattacttggaatttcaatgtttctaggagcatctatttaaataccacctttagtgaaatgaaaagaattaaaagaatatgtagtaataattattcatccaaaaaaaaaaatagataaactctttcaaagtttgataaaaaacaatggatacccaactaaagtaataaaattcttcaaaaatacgCCAACTTGGCAAGCACAAACTTTTCAAAACTCAGTCTATGTTTTGTACGCTAACACAGTCCACGCATCTACACCCAAAAGGGAAAACGCTAATAAactcattttaagtaaaaacacatttttaatcttcatttacGCCACTCcgtacagaaaataataaaaaagacaaaNacgataaaagaaatgactataattttaatataaatagactaattacttggaatttcAATGTTTCTAggaacatctatttaaataccaccTTTAGtgaaattgaaagaattaaaagaatatgtagtaataattattcatccaagaaaacaaatagataaactctttcaaagtttgataaaaaaaac
Above is a window of Parasteatoda tepidariorum isolate YZ-2023 chromosome 5, CAS_Ptep_4.0, whole genome shotgun sequence DNA encoding:
- the LOC107456027 gene encoding protein unc-93 homolog A-like (The sequence of the model RefSeq protein was modified relative to this genomic sequence to represent the inferred CDS: added 266 bases not found in genome assembly), with translation MHLKHFVQQISKVIFLVKRQHPRSSTMVYEVVERTEPTTMKSNSSKIKMSKFRMVKNIIVVCIGVFILFLSYTGVQFLQSTINKQEGIGVASQAIILAVTSICSLLIPEYFIKRFGSKTIFSVSIILYIPYILANFYPHWEVLIPTSILNGIGVSLLWSSSATYLNDLSIMLAECMYSEEDLEKELPKLLPNFDSIIGVLADDIEDDDACSENDCALPAAFVYITGRKRTYSDVNVANIRRQSALTLSLRRNSFTNEEQLTARRSSAIPIMKINSVHKDQRYSFTQRQSLDENRQAAEISTFEQSLDFDEKKKAKSDVNVTFKEMELKDSSDDNIHDTNTKDIKNVDAKKDPDLALACKKIYIEAITSRVFGIFGMAFLSTIFWSNLISFFIIGGYDFIDDSYNFTCNCGTKFCQGGLICINETLADLEDEKRYIYFSVCTLLAVISFIFVFFLLDNLDAKRTNIRFSLQRLLATYEFSKNIDSALLILCTLNTGMSTGFFLGDFTQAYSGCAFGINHVTLSSACYGLCCAVSSSASGWLIKYADRKRVFSVAFVLNFTTNVTLLVWEPNPEHVKMLYILSGIYGINIGIIWSQTRALYGIFFKENQEAAFSAYYVWYSLGLCLSLAISGYFCIFEKMCALLVVSIIGFIGYVIVEKRHKRKYFMK